One part of the Vitis riparia cultivar Riparia Gloire de Montpellier isolate 1030 chromosome 15, EGFV_Vit.rip_1.0, whole genome shotgun sequence genome encodes these proteins:
- the LOC117932385 gene encoding E4 SUMO-protein ligase PIAL2-like isoform X3 has translation MNDSSLQAVAMVLMISVKNACKIGWFLDHDATDLLTLAKEIGKIFSTMEDINAEPHYPLPNVPKIMSRYYPRLRMGHVLASLEVKPGYGAFVIDFHITRSMVSPAQKHICLFVAQTDNMDTSSCIVTPPQVNFLLNGKGVWGRINVSMDNGPQLPTNVIAMLRYGINLLQVVGQFNGNYVIIIAFMSVISTSGIPELQEYIQPVAVTSDSDLEIIEGQARISLNCPISFRRINIPVKGHLCKHHQCFDYGNFIEINSRRPSWRCPHCNQSVCNPDIRIDQNMVKILREVGENVVDVIISPDGSWKPVVESIDHAEQLYDATQSNWQENTKQCESVRFSSIAADAVDLTMGEDNDDDSPSNFRTEDMKPLWDDLQGFSAAEKIVSPGVNSTVEADQIISAHREDNLRTGVLLTPSSVSDGLAPPTTSLNAHSNVGFPRSTFSFMSSPVLTDAVSPSPYRETLDVHRETQVPIPLLQNQHFDPSNLQLQQSRLGSLIASNEYGRLASIPRHLTRNPIAVQALPAQDQLPRLAQHTRLMPTGATSTGSQTTSFMTPSVEGFDAVNGVTERDLQFSRSLMSSFPGQSVQRVGGLPNLRTTQAMNEPRNIVHPSIHVQSVQRQQRSGGSQVTGSVPNRQSPHAAAAQQTVQVSRSPPSVPVQLRPARTGTAFSVGMVAEQLRTAGEQRRNILGTAWSTPRPDASAALPTDENWRPSGRMRGSLTGEAYSAALSQFMLQPTQPTQAPLPPTSLPSNLPGGLPAFRLFPSSSNEHNAAPSQTEPQPRMRPQGGGSSGTLPEWTPRMP, from the exons ATACTATCCACGATTAAGGATGGGCCATGTCCTTGCTTCTCTTGAGGTCAAG CCTGGATATGGGGCTTTTGTGATTGACTTCCATATCACAAGGAGTATGGTGTCTCCTGCGCAAAAACACATA TGCTTATTTGTTGCTCAAACTGATAATATGGACACATCATCTTGTATTGTGACTCCACCTCAAGTCAA CTTTCTGTTAAACGGAAAGGGAGTCTGGGGAAGGATTAATGTTTCCATG GATAATGGACCACAGCTGCCAACTAATGTGATTGCAATGCTCAGATATGGAATAAATCTTCTGCAAGTTGTTGGACAGTTTAATG GTAATTATGTAATTATCATAGCTTTCATGAGTGTGATATCAACTTCTGGCATTCCGGAATTACAAGAGTATATTCAGCCTGTTGCTGTTACATCAGATTCTG ACTTAGAGATCATTGAAGGACAAGCACGAATCTCTTTAAATTGCCCTATAAG CTTCAGACGAATCAATATTCCTGTGAAGGGACATCTTTGCAAGCATCATCAG TGCTTTGATTATGGAAACTTCATCGAAATAAACTCAAGAAGGCCATCCTGGCGGTGCCCTCATTGTAATCAGTCTGTCTGCAACCCAGACATACGAATTGATCAGAATATGGTCAAG ATTCTAAGAGAGGTGGGAGAGAATGTTGTTGATGTGATTATCTCACCAGATGGATCTTGGAAGCCTGTTGTGGAAAGCATTGACCATGCTGAGCAGCTGTATGATGCCACCCAAAGCAATTGGCAAGAAAATACCAAGCAGTGTGAGTCTGTTAGGTTCTCTAGTATCGCAGCCGATGCTGTGGATCTTACCATGGGAGAGGATAATGATGATGATTCCCCAAGTAATTTCCGAACTGAAGACATGAAACCTCTCTGGGATGatcttcaaggattttctgcTGCAGAAAAAATTGTGTCACCAGGAGTCAATAGTACAGTTGAGGCAGATCAAATTATTTCTGCACATAGAGAGGACAATCTCCGGACAGGAGTGTTGTTGACCCCTTCTTCTGTCTCAGATGGCTTGGCACCCCCCACTACAAGTTTGAATGCTCATAGCAACGTTGGCTTTCCCAGAAGCACCTTCAGTTTTATGTCTTCTCCTGTTTTAACTGACGctgtttctccttctccttATCGGGAAACTTTGGATGTTCACAGGGAAACACAAGTGCCAATCCCCTTGCTGCAAAACCAACATTTTGATCCTAGTAACTTGCAGTTACAGCAATCTAGATTGGGAAGTTTGATTGCAAGCAATGAATATGGGAGATTGGCGTCAATACCAAGACATCTAACAAGAAATCCGATTGCTGTTCAGGCCCTTCCTGCCCAGGATCAGTTACCGAGGTTGGCCCAGCATACAAGATTGATGCCCACTGGAGCCACTTCCACTGGTTCTCAAACTACCTCTTTCATGACACCCAGTGTGGAAGGGTTTGATGCGGTTAATGGAGTCACAGAAAGAGATCTTCAGTTTTCAAGGTCATTAATGAGTTCATTTCCGGGTCAATCAGTCCAACGTGTGGGTGGCCTTCCGAACCTGAGAACAACTCAAGCCATGAATGAGCCACGGAACATTGTCCACCCATCGATTCATGTCCAATCCGTGCAACGTCAGCAAAGAAGTGGTGGCAGTCAGGTCACGGGTTCAGTACCTAACAGGCAATCTCCACATGCAGCGGCAGCTCAGCAGACAGTCCAGGTGTCAAGATCACCACCATCAGTGCCTGTTCAACTCCGACCTGCCAGAACAGGCACAGCATTTTCTGTAGGCATGGTTGCTGAGCAGCTTAGAACAGCCGGCGAGCAGAGGCGGAATATATTGGGGACAGCATGGTCGACCCCTAGGCCTGATGCCTCAGCTGCATTACCAACAGATGAGAACTGGCGGCCCTCTGGGCGGATGAGAGGAAGCCTCACAGGCGAGGCTTACTCTGCTGCACTTAGCCAATTCATGCTCCAACCAACTCAACCGACTCAAGCACCCCTACCGCCAACCAGTCTGCCATCAAATCTTCCGGGTGGATTGCCAGCATTCAGGCTTTTTCCCAGTAGTAGCAATGAACATAATGCCGCCCCCTCACAGACAGAGCCTCAACCCAGGATGCGACCCCAAGGGGGTGGAAGCTCAGGGACTTTACCCGAATGGACTCCTAGGATGCCCTGA